The DNA region TTGATAAGCCCACATAGTGTGTATCACTAATCTTATTAATTTGATAACTACCACCACTACCGGTTTCACCAATGACACTAAAATAGTTTCCCCCACTCATTTTCATCGCTTTTCCAAAATCATGATTTGTTTCAATCGCAAACGATACTGTAATGTTCGTGCCGTCGTATACCGCGTTATCAATCATGACCGAAACGTCATTATCCGTCTGCGCAAGACCAATATCAGTAGAGAATATTTCAAAATTTTTGTAATGTTGCTCTTCATTATTAAAATAATTAATTACATTATCTATAAACGGAATTTGTGATGCAAGAGTCGGGAATGCAAAACCTGTTGCCGAACTTGCTCCAACAATGATAGCAGCAGCAACAGCAATATTACGCCAAATCGGTAATTTTTTGCGTCTTTTTAGTAAATGTTTTTTGACACGTGCCTTTTCTATGTCTGTTACGTCTAATAACTCAAGTTTATCAACATCCATATTAATCCATTCTTTCATACTCATACTAATAGCTCCTTTAACTTGGTATCTGTGGCTAATATTTTCTTACCTCGATACAACCGATTATC from Bacillus sp. SM2101 includes:
- a CDS encoding DUF4179 domain-containing protein, coding for MSMKEWINMDVDKLELLDVTDIEKARVKKHLLKRRKKLPIWRNIAVAAAIIVGASSATGFAFPTLASQIPFIDNVINYFNNEEQHYKNFEIFSTDIGLAQTDNDVSVMIDNAVYDGTNITVSFAIETNHDFGKAMKMSGGNYFSVIGETGSGGSYQINKISDTHYVGLS